In Aquamicrobium sp., a single genomic region encodes these proteins:
- a CDS encoding CoA ester lyase produces the protein MPTASPGAAPVDTVDLPLFVPADRPERLAKAVAAGPDAMIVDLEDAVAPDARDAARAGLAGAFAALATGMPLLLRVNARGTAWHAHDLAAAAALPLAGVVLPKAESGNDILRVAGETGLPVIALIETARGIAALDEIAAAAARLAFGSIDYAADLAIGHTRTALADARARLTLASRLAGLPAPIDGVTASVHDTDLLAADCAHAREMGFAGKLLIHPAQIAPARAAFRPSDGEIDWARRVLEAAPEKGAFMLDGAMVDAPVLARARQILARAPQAETA, from the coding sequence ATGCCGACCGCCAGCCCGGGCGCTGCCCCCGTCGACACCGTCGACCTTCCCCTTTTCGTTCCCGCCGACCGGCCGGAGCGGCTGGCCAAGGCCGTCGCCGCCGGGCCGGACGCGATGATCGTCGATCTCGAGGACGCGGTCGCGCCCGACGCGCGGGACGCCGCGCGCGCGGGGCTCGCCGGGGCGTTCGCCGCGCTGGCGACCGGCATGCCGCTGCTGCTGCGCGTCAACGCCCGCGGCACGGCCTGGCACGCGCACGACCTCGCGGCGGCGGCGGCCCTGCCGCTCGCGGGCGTCGTCCTGCCCAAGGCCGAGAGCGGCAACGACATCTTGCGCGTCGCCGGCGAGACGGGCCTGCCGGTCATCGCGCTGATCGAGACCGCGCGCGGCATCGCCGCGCTCGACGAGATCGCGGCCGCTGCGGCCCGGCTCGCCTTCGGCTCCATCGACTATGCGGCGGACCTTGCCATCGGCCACACGCGCACGGCGCTCGCTGACGCCCGCGCGCGGCTGACGCTGGCGTCCCGCCTCGCCGGGCTGCCCGCGCCCATCGACGGCGTCACCGCGTCCGTCCACGACACGGACCTGCTCGCCGCCGACTGCGCGCATGCGCGCGAGATGGGCTTCGCCGGCAAGCTCCTGATCCACCCGGCGCAGATCGCGCCGGCGCGCGCCGCTTTCCGGCCTTCCGACGGGGAGATCGACTGGGCGCGGCGGGTGCTGGAGGCCGCGCCGGAAAAGGGCGCGTTCATGCTCGACGGCGCCATGGTCGACGCCCCGGTGCTGGCGCGGGCGCGCCAGATCCTCGCCCGCGCGCCGCAGGCCGAAACGGCATGA